One window from the genome of Drosophila albomicans strain 15112-1751.03 chromosome 2L, ASM965048v2, whole genome shotgun sequence encodes:
- the LOC117564638 gene encoding uncharacterized protein LOC117564638 → MKTVTLCLLVLASAISLYGVVEATPSKSDRSMTDNGFVNFLRAVLTTVRGVNCTVNEVGEILVSTSKYVDDIGGCSTDVPKDIAKIIKSCNQIITICDDIIHLNSQLCSDEEGSSVTSTKCFLNLFSATVKLTRKIHDTLELIAKLPSDTETCFVDATNEIEDSYNNFLPNINDCFNA, encoded by the exons ATGAAAACCGTAACTCTTTGTCTATTGGTGCTCGCATCAGCCATCAGCCTGTACGGAGTGGTAGAG GCAACGCCTTCAAAATCCGACCGCTCTATGACTGACAATGGCTTTGTCAATTTCCTTCGTGCTGTCTTGACCACAGTGCGCGGTGTGAACTGTACAGTCAATGAAGTCGGCGAGATTTTGGTGTCAACAAGCAAATACGTTGATGACATCGGTGGATGCAGCACCGATGTACCAAAGgatattgcaaaaattattaagtCATGCAACCAAATAATTACAATCTGCGATGACATCATACATCTTAATAGTCAGCTCTGCAGTGACGAAGAAGGCTCAAGTGTCACTTCTACAAAGTGCTTCCTTAATCTTTTCAGTGCAACTGTGAAACTTACTCGCAAAATTCACGATACCTTGGAGTTAATTGCTAAACTTCCTTCAGATACGGAGACCTGTTTTGTCGATGCTACCAATGAAATTGAAGATAGCTACAATAATTTCTTGCCAAACATTAATGACTGTTTCAATGCATAA